Proteins from a genomic interval of Candidatus Eisenbacteria bacterium:
- a CDS encoding ABC transporter ATP-binding protein — MMNFAVVLDSVTKCYGHGANTATVINAVSLSVPAGEFVSIMGPSGSGKSTLLNLIAGLDTPTTGSIVVEGQDMTSIPDDERSDLRLRRIGFVFQSFNLFPTFTIEENVMWPLEFSGVGTRDALTRARAVLDQVELSPAAYGRRPSELSGGEQQRAAIARALVGGPTLILADEPTGNLDSRTGQRVLDLLRRLNREVPLTVILVTHSALAATYGDRTVELRDGRIIRDVRPPADASGRVLPLRE; from the coding sequence ATGATGAATTTCGCCGTTGTTCTCGACAGCGTGACGAAGTGCTACGGCCACGGCGCCAATACTGCGACCGTCATCAACGCAGTCAGTCTCAGCGTCCCCGCGGGCGAGTTCGTATCGATCATGGGGCCGAGCGGTTCTGGGAAGAGCACTCTCCTCAATCTCATCGCCGGCCTGGATACCCCGACGACGGGGAGCATCGTCGTTGAAGGACAGGACATGACGTCGATTCCTGACGACGAGCGTAGCGATCTTCGGCTTCGACGCATCGGCTTCGTGTTTCAGAGCTTCAATCTCTTCCCGACGTTCACGATCGAAGAGAACGTCATGTGGCCCCTTGAGTTCAGCGGTGTCGGAACACGAGACGCGCTCACACGTGCGAGGGCGGTCCTCGATCAAGTCGAGCTGAGTCCTGCGGCATACGGCCGTCGCCCGTCGGAGCTGTCGGGAGGAGAGCAACAACGGGCGGCGATCGCGCGCGCCCTCGTGGGGGGGCCGACGTTGATCCTTGCCGATGAACCCACGGGAAATCTCGACTCACGCACCGGGCAACGCGTCCTCGACTTGCTGCGGCGGTTGAATCGCGAAGTGCCGCTCACGGTGATCCTGGTCACTCACAGCGCGCTGGCCGCCACCTACGGCGACCGAACCGTCGAGCTTCGCGATGGTCGGATCATTCGCGATGTGCGCCCGCCAGCCGACGCGAGCGGGCGTGTACTTCCGCTTCGCGAGTGA
- a CDS encoding rhodanese-like domain-containing protein, with protein MIFEEIRSGGCCSYVIACGDTCAGVVVDPELSQIDRTLALVGKAGVRIHYVIDTHTHADHFSASLELARRLGIPRVMHRASIAPDVDVRIDDGETLIAGKLRMRAIATPGHTDDSISLVLSDRVLTGDTLLRGATGRTDLPTGDPEVLHESLFGKLLRQGDSLAVYPGHNYKNTPPTTIGQEKAENPRLQKRDRAAFVEQMRALNLGMPDHLTEALRTNRTGGKTVAQLLDEAAQRIAFMSMEALRDRVEGGGGIVVLDIRERDAFDAGHIPGARHVPRGQLELRIDQVLPDPTVRVVTCCEFGKISTLAADTLRTMGYVRAVALDGGMKAWREAGYPIEATAPKG; from the coding sequence ATGATCTTCGAGGAGATCCGCTCCGGTGGCTGCTGCTCGTACGTGATCGCGTGCGGCGACACGTGCGCCGGGGTGGTGGTCGATCCGGAGCTCTCGCAGATCGACCGCACGCTTGCCCTCGTCGGCAAGGCCGGCGTCCGCATCCACTACGTGATCGACACGCACACGCACGCCGATCACTTCTCGGCGTCGCTCGAGCTGGCGCGACGGCTGGGCATCCCGCGGGTCATGCACCGCGCGAGCATCGCGCCGGACGTCGACGTGAGGATCGACGACGGCGAGACGCTGATCGCGGGCAAGCTGCGCATGCGAGCCATCGCCACGCCGGGCCACACCGACGACTCGATCTCGCTCGTCCTCTCGGATCGCGTGCTGACCGGCGACACGTTGCTGCGCGGCGCCACCGGGCGCACCGATCTACCGACCGGCGATCCCGAAGTGCTTCACGAGAGCCTGTTCGGAAAGCTGCTGCGGCAGGGCGATTCCCTCGCCGTGTACCCGGGGCACAACTACAAGAACACGCCGCCGACGACGATCGGCCAGGAGAAAGCCGAGAACCCGCGCCTCCAGAAGCGCGATCGCGCCGCCTTCGTCGAGCAGATGCGCGCCCTCAACCTCGGCATGCCGGATCACCTGACCGAGGCGCTGCGGACCAACCGGACCGGCGGCAAGACGGTGGCCCAGCTCCTCGACGAGGCCGCGCAGCGCATCGCGTTCATGTCGATGGAGGCGCTGCGTGATCGCGTGGAGGGCGGCGGCGGGATCGTCGTGCTCGACATCCGCGAGCGGGACGCCTTCGACGCCGGACACATTCCCGGCGCGCGCCACGTGCCGCGCGGCCAGCTCGAGCTGCGCATCGACCAGGTGCTTCCCGACCCGACGGTGCGCGTCGTCACGTGCTGCGAGTTCGGAAAGATCTCGACGCTCGCCGCGGACACGCTGCGGACGATGGGCTACGTGCGCGCGGTGGCGCTCGACGGCGGGATGAAGGCGTGGCGCGAGGCGGGGTATCCGATCGAAGCCACGGCGCCGAAAGGGTAG
- a CDS encoding fatty acid desaturase has translation MAQGRPRLPREIYEVRSAEGLLFVGVSLAAFVGFGLLAAWVAARPWSLALRIVLAAPLLVLAAQGAHLLGFVGHEGIHLLLHRNKHVSMILGSLFSAMTSFSAVGYGIAHWNHHRYTNQASDPDARLYPQFRTFWTRCLFARSAGSRSHLRNTVQVALGRTLPLGYRLPFSAREQQVLAWCNLGFLAMWAILYLGLAYVNPWLALFTVVLPLALVVPMSGLRGYVEHAGTGIGVFRDSRSYASPFYTLLFYGNNFHLEHHLYPGVPCYRLAAVHRMLRDGGYYERWQSPVDATILGPLRHTTSASQYPSPADADLAYDPFADTPRGAAAPRGASAVPLPHA, from the coding sequence GTGGCGCAGGGCCGTCCGCGGCTCCCGCGCGAGATCTACGAGGTCCGATCGGCCGAGGGTCTCCTGTTCGTCGGCGTGAGCCTCGCGGCATTCGTCGGGTTCGGGCTCCTCGCGGCCTGGGTCGCAGCGCGACCCTGGTCGCTCGCGCTTCGCATCGTGCTCGCCGCGCCGCTGCTCGTCCTGGCGGCACAGGGGGCGCACCTGCTCGGTTTCGTCGGACACGAGGGCATCCACCTGCTGCTCCACCGCAACAAGCACGTGAGCATGATCCTCGGCTCCCTCTTCTCGGCGATGACGAGCTTCAGCGCCGTCGGCTACGGCATCGCGCACTGGAACCACCATCGCTACACGAACCAGGCCTCCGATCCCGACGCGCGGCTCTACCCGCAGTTCCGCACCTTCTGGACGCGGTGCCTGTTCGCCCGGAGCGCCGGAAGCCGATCGCATCTGCGCAACACCGTGCAGGTTGCGCTCGGCAGGACGCTCCCGCTCGGCTACCGCCTGCCGTTCTCGGCACGCGAGCAGCAGGTGCTCGCGTGGTGCAACCTCGGCTTCCTCGCGATGTGGGCGATTCTCTACCTCGGGCTCGCGTACGTGAACCCGTGGCTCGCGCTGTTCACGGTCGTGCTGCCGCTCGCGCTCGTCGTACCGATGTCGGGACTCCGCGGCTACGTCGAGCACGCCGGCACCGGGATCGGCGTCTTCCGCGACTCCCGCAGCTACGCGTCGCCCTTCTACACGCTGCTGTTCTACGGCAACAACTTCCACCTGGAGCATCACCTGTATCCGGGCGTGCCCTGCTACCGCCTGGCGGCGGTGCACCGCATGTTGCGCGACGGCGGATACTACGAGCGCTGGCAGTCGCCCGTCGACGCAACCATCCTCGGGCCGCTGCGGCACACGACGAGCGCCTCGCAGTATCCCAGCCCGGCCGACGCCGACCTCGCGTACGATCCCTTCGCCGACACGCCGCGCGGCGCCGCGGCGCCGCGGGGCGCGAGCGCGGTTCCGCTGCCACACGCCTAG
- a CDS encoding type III polyketide synthase, giving the protein MTAPPQLLSLVTHAPPWSISQQDTLAILPRLAGGAEGAARFRQTVERSRIERRLVETPLDELEKMGPGARSRVYERRVCEVAEQLGRRALEAAGIDAVDVATVITVSCTGYMLPSVDAYIIPRLGIPPHARRVPITELGCSAGVGAIGLATELLTRRAGHALVISVELCSSCMQTRDVAPADVIGNILFADAAAAAVVGLAATRNGPEILAARTVLWPNTTDALGMRLSDTGLRLCLSPDLPEIVGDRLPGTLEDFLLADNVRRDDVSFWIIHPGGPRVLETVSERLHLAAHEVAASWEVWRAFGNVSSATVFFILEALRRRPIAEGQLGVMMAFGPGLSCELALLRAQGWLARTDT; this is encoded by the coding sequence GTGACGGCGCCGCCGCAGCTGCTGAGCCTCGTCACACACGCGCCACCGTGGAGCATCTCGCAGCAGGACACGCTCGCGATACTCCCGCGGCTCGCCGGCGGCGCCGAAGGCGCTGCACGCTTTCGACAGACTGTCGAGCGGTCGCGCATCGAACGACGCCTCGTCGAGACACCCCTCGACGAGCTCGAGAAAATGGGGCCCGGGGCGCGATCCCGTGTCTATGAACGCCGGGTGTGCGAGGTCGCCGAACAGCTCGGGCGCCGCGCTCTCGAGGCCGCGGGGATCGATGCGGTCGACGTCGCCACTGTGATCACGGTCTCGTGTACGGGCTACATGCTGCCGTCAGTGGACGCCTACATAATCCCGCGTCTCGGCATCCCGCCACACGCGCGACGTGTGCCGATCACCGAGCTCGGTTGTTCAGCCGGCGTCGGAGCCATAGGGCTGGCAACCGAGCTGCTCACTCGACGCGCTGGTCATGCGTTGGTGATCAGCGTCGAGCTCTGCTCGTCGTGCATGCAAACCCGCGACGTCGCGCCGGCTGATGTCATCGGCAACATACTCTTCGCGGACGCGGCCGCGGCTGCCGTCGTCGGACTCGCCGCTACACGCAACGGGCCGGAGATTCTCGCAGCGCGAACCGTCCTGTGGCCGAACACCACCGACGCGCTGGGAATGCGGCTTTCGGATACCGGACTTCGCCTGTGTCTCTCCCCCGATCTCCCCGAAATCGTCGGTGACCGCCTTCCTGGGACGCTCGAAGACTTCCTCCTGGCGGACAACGTTCGACGAGATGACGTGAGCTTTTGGATCATACACCCCGGCGGTCCTCGCGTCCTCGAAACTGTCAGTGAGCGACTTCACCTCGCCGCACACGAAGTCGCGGCGTCGTGGGAGGTGTGGCGTGCCTTCGGCAACGTGTCCTCCGCAACGGTCTTCTTCATCCTCGAGGCGCTTCGACGCCGACCCATTGCGGAGGGCCAACTGGGCGTAATGATGGCGTTCGGGCCTGGTCTAAGTTGCGAACTCGCCCTGTTGCGTGCGCAGGGTTGGCTGGCTCGGACCGACACCTGA
- a CDS encoding cytochrome P450 — MTPIPTTDLPLDEIKLGSPEVWARKDRAGIFAKLRAERPVSFHAEPEFIGFPAGPGFWSLTRYADVVRASRDSETFISGKGSNIGDLPIELLEFFGSMINMDAPRHTKLRKLVNRGFTPRMVASLEESVRATTRRIVDAVAPKGSCNFVEEIAAPLPLKIICDMMGIPEADNRRMFELSNTILGIGDPEFGVTMDVLMAAAIELSQYAQALGEERAAKAREDITSVLMTADVDGDRLTTAEFASFFILLVVAGNETTRNAISHGMKALTDFPDERRKWMADFDGVAPTAVEEIVRWATPVIHFRRTTTRDVELSGQKIREGEKVVLWYTSANRDEAAFTDPYRFDVTRTPNEHVGFGGGGAHYCLGANLARQEIRVMFQELFRTLPDIHVVGEPDMLFSGFIHGIKRMRVEWKPR; from the coding sequence GTGACACCCATCCCCACCACCGATCTTCCGCTGGACGAAATCAAGCTCGGCTCGCCCGAGGTCTGGGCGCGCAAGGATCGCGCCGGCATCTTCGCGAAGCTGCGCGCCGAGCGTCCCGTGTCGTTCCACGCCGAGCCCGAGTTCATCGGCTTTCCGGCCGGACCCGGCTTCTGGTCGCTCACGCGCTACGCCGACGTGGTGCGCGCCTCACGCGACTCGGAGACGTTCATCTCGGGCAAGGGCTCCAACATCGGCGACCTGCCGATCGAGCTGCTCGAGTTCTTCGGCTCCATGATCAACATGGACGCCCCGCGCCACACGAAGCTGCGCAAGCTGGTGAACCGCGGCTTCACGCCGCGCATGGTGGCCTCGCTCGAAGAGAGCGTGCGCGCGACGACGCGACGGATCGTCGACGCCGTGGCGCCCAAGGGCTCGTGCAACTTCGTCGAGGAGATCGCGGCACCGCTGCCGCTCAAGATCATCTGCGACATGATGGGCATTCCCGAGGCCGACAACCGGCGGATGTTCGAGCTGTCGAACACCATCCTCGGCATCGGCGATCCGGAGTTCGGCGTCACCATGGACGTGCTCATGGCGGCGGCCATCGAGCTGTCGCAGTACGCGCAGGCCCTGGGCGAGGAACGGGCGGCCAAGGCGCGCGAGGACATCACGAGCGTGCTCATGACCGCCGACGTCGACGGCGACCGGCTGACGACGGCCGAGTTCGCGTCGTTCTTCATCCTGCTGGTGGTGGCTGGCAACGAGACCACGCGCAACGCCATCAGCCACGGCATGAAGGCCCTCACGGACTTCCCCGACGAGCGCCGCAAGTGGATGGCCGACTTCGACGGCGTGGCCCCGACGGCGGTGGAGGAGATCGTCCGCTGGGCGACGCCCGTGATCCACTTCCGCCGCACCACCACGCGCGACGTCGAGCTGTCCGGCCAGAAGATCCGCGAGGGCGAGAAGGTGGTCCTGTGGTACACCTCGGCCAACCGCGACGAAGCCGCGTTCACCGACCCGTACCGCTTCGACGTGACGCGCACGCCGAACGAGCACGTGGGCTTCGGCGGCGGCGGCGCGCACTACTGTCTGGGCGCGAACCTCGCGCGCCAGGAGATCCGGGTGATGTTCCAGGAGCTGTTCCGGACGCTGCCCGACATCCACGTGGTGGGCGAGCCGGACATGCTGTTCTCGGGCTTCATCCACGGCATCAAGCGGATGCGGGTGGAGTGGAAGCCGCGGTGA
- a CDS encoding SDR family oxidoreductase produces MLLEGKVAIITGAGRGIGREHALLMAKLGAKIVVNDLGAHFDGTGAPTATPAQEVVSEIKKMGGDAIANGDNVADHKAAKNIVDTAIKTFGKLNIVVNNAGILRDRMIFNMDEESWDAVVAVHLKGTFNMCRHATEYWREEHKKGNQLNGRIINTASDAGLLGNVGQTNYGACKAAVATMAIIIGQEMKKYGVTANAIAPVARTRLTVDATPSTAALMGGEVKAGEFDVWGPQNISPLVAWLSSDDAAGCNGQVFRVGGRTVWPMKGWHSATRVQNEKQATWDAAALGKKIKEALATGVTKPETMNDIFAGGM; encoded by the coding sequence ATGCTGCTCGAAGGGAAAGTCGCAATCATCACGGGCGCGGGTCGCGGGATCGGCCGCGAGCACGCGCTCCTCATGGCCAAGCTCGGCGCCAAGATCGTCGTGAACGACCTGGGTGCCCACTTCGACGGCACCGGCGCCCCCACCGCCACCCCGGCACAGGAGGTCGTCTCCGAGATCAAGAAGATGGGTGGCGACGCGATCGCGAACGGCGACAACGTCGCCGACCACAAGGCCGCGAAGAACATCGTCGACACGGCCATCAAGACCTTCGGCAAGCTCAACATCGTCGTCAACAACGCCGGCATCCTCCGCGACCGCATGATCTTCAACATGGACGAGGAGAGCTGGGACGCCGTCGTCGCGGTGCACCTGAAGGGCACGTTCAACATGTGCCGCCACGCGACCGAGTACTGGCGCGAGGAGCACAAGAAGGGCAACCAGCTGAACGGCCGCATCATCAACACCGCGTCCGACGCGGGCCTGCTCGGCAACGTCGGCCAGACGAACTACGGCGCCTGCAAGGCCGCCGTCGCGACGATGGCCATCATCATCGGGCAGGAGATGAAGAAGTACGGCGTGACGGCCAACGCGATCGCCCCGGTCGCGCGCACGCGCCTCACGGTCGACGCGACGCCGTCCACCGCGGCCCTCATGGGCGGCGAGGTGAAGGCGGGCGAGTTCGACGTGTGGGGTCCGCAGAACATCTCCCCGCTGGTCGCCTGGCTCTCGAGCGACGACGCGGCCGGCTGCAACGGCCAGGTGTTCCGCGTCGGCGGCCGCACCGTGTGGCCCATGAAGGGCTGGCACTCGGCCACGCGCGTCCAGAACGAGAAGCAGGCCACGTGGGACGCCGCCGCGCTCGGCAAGAAGATCAAGGAAGCCCTCGCCACGGGCGTCACCAAGCCCGAGACGATGAACGACATCTTCGCCGGAGGGATGTGA
- a CDS encoding Fic family protein yields the protein MSPNLIWKLSSADRTVGRLGGVGVSQLSPTLLLRPLARREAVLSSRIEGTATTLEQLTLFEARAGGPAPPDAVEVFNYHQALQHGLDPHRAVPMSLRLIRELHRILMHDVPRSDPTPGEFRREQNFIGVPGRPLEARFVPPPVPQMHACLDDFEKFLHASNTIPPLIRLAMIHYQFEAIHPFFDGNGRVGRLLLSLLLCEYQILPTPLLHLSAFFEANRERYYDALRRVSTHNDWEGWFDYFLDAVVAESQATMDRIHRINALRDTYHDQLRSAKQTALTARAVDEFFVLPITTATAIAKSLGITYRGAQKILGRLQRLGMVRLMSKERRRGRLYWAPDVLKAFEKG from the coding sequence ATGTCACCGAATTTAATTTGGAAACTGTCCAGCGCGGACCGTACCGTCGGGAGGCTCGGCGGCGTGGGGGTCTCCCAGTTGAGTCCCACTCTTTTGCTGCGGCCGCTGGCACGCCGCGAGGCGGTTCTCTCCAGTCGGATCGAAGGTACGGCGACGACCCTCGAACAACTGACCCTCTTCGAAGCCCGAGCCGGCGGGCCGGCGCCTCCGGATGCGGTCGAAGTGTTCAACTATCACCAGGCGCTGCAACACGGGCTGGATCCCCATCGGGCAGTTCCGATGAGCCTACGGCTCATACGAGAGCTCCATCGCATCCTGATGCACGACGTGCCCCGATCGGATCCGACGCCGGGCGAGTTTCGTAGGGAGCAGAACTTCATCGGCGTGCCGGGACGGCCACTCGAGGCGCGCTTCGTTCCGCCACCGGTTCCTCAGATGCACGCGTGTCTCGATGACTTCGAGAAGTTCCTGCACGCGAGCAACACGATCCCTCCACTCATCCGGCTCGCGATGATCCACTACCAGTTCGAAGCCATTCATCCGTTCTTCGACGGCAATGGTCGCGTCGGGCGCCTCCTACTCAGCTTGCTCTTGTGCGAATATCAGATCCTTCCCACGCCGCTTCTGCACTTGAGCGCGTTCTTCGAGGCCAATCGTGAAAGGTACTACGACGCCCTTCGCCGCGTCAGCACTCACAACGATTGGGAGGGATGGTTCGACTACTTTCTGGACGCCGTCGTTGCCGAGTCGCAGGCTACCATGGACCGCATTCACAGGATCAATGCGCTGCGCGACACGTACCACGACCAACTGCGATCGGCGAAACAAACTGCCTTGACGGCGCGTGCGGTGGATGAGTTCTTCGTCCTGCCGATCACGACGGCGACTGCCATCGCGAAGAGCCTGGGCATCACCTATCGAGGCGCACAAAAGATCCTGGGCCGCCTTCAGCGGCTCGGCATGGTGCGCCTCATGTCCAAGGAGCGTCGCCGAGGGCGCCTCTATTGGGCGCCCGACGTATTGAAAGCCTTCGAAAAGGGATAG
- a CDS encoding DedA family protein, producing the protein MTELLQPLLDWYLRSLEAGGYPLVALLMAIESSIVPLPSEVVVPPAAHLAWTSGIPFLGVRLGGWTGQITLVIAGAVGSWIGATAMYWFSRIAGRPLVMRYGKYVFISPHKVEGAERWAETYGPFGIFASRLLPVVRHLIGIPAGIVRMSYLSFSIYTLVGSALWSAVLCYLGVQVGADISKGEMHRVTLWLAGFLVVVGALYYLFVHRHMKAAREAS; encoded by the coding sequence GTGACGGAGCTGCTGCAACCACTCCTCGACTGGTATCTGCGCTCGCTCGAGGCCGGCGGCTATCCGCTGGTGGCGCTGCTGATGGCCATCGAGAGCTCCATCGTGCCGTTGCCGAGCGAGGTCGTCGTGCCGCCGGCGGCGCACCTCGCGTGGACGAGCGGCATCCCGTTCCTCGGCGTCCGTCTCGGTGGCTGGACGGGGCAGATCACGCTCGTGATCGCGGGCGCGGTCGGCTCGTGGATCGGCGCCACGGCCATGTACTGGTTCTCGCGCATCGCGGGGCGCCCGCTCGTCATGCGCTACGGGAAGTACGTCTTCATCTCCCCGCACAAGGTCGAGGGCGCCGAGCGCTGGGCGGAGACGTACGGCCCGTTCGGCATCTTCGCGTCGCGCCTGCTGCCGGTGGTCCGCCACCTGATCGGCATTCCCGCCGGCATCGTGCGGATGAGCTACCTCTCGTTCTCCATCTACACCCTCGTGGGCTCGGCCCTGTGGTCGGCGGTCCTCTGCTACCTCGGCGTGCAGGTCGGTGCCGACATCAGCAAGGGCGAGATGCACCGGGTCACGCTCTGGCTCGCCGGATTCCTCGTGGTCGTGGGCGCGCTCTATTATCTCTTCGTGCACCGCCACATGAAGGCCGCGCGCGAAGCGTCCTGA
- a CDS encoding ABC transporter permease — protein MGFLRMPRRFLRGGMTRMLFTVAAVACGVALVCAIDLVNRAVYASFVDILDTMAGRASLHVSAGGGALLPEDVAETIRKVPGVELAVPVVSSWAFTTDGTGEQLTVHGIDVTSDDAIRVYEPGESSPDLDDPIVFLNNRDSVVLTEVFARRHGFAIGDAIDLDTPTGRQRFVVRGLLAPKGIARIQGGNLLVMDIDAAELAFTRRGLVNRIDVVVRRDVDVSTVRFGILSVLPPGLRCEAPEQRRLDLHKVMRSVQTLLQAVGIFGLFAAFLIAYSRLSAVFEARVGQLAILRAVGVRTSRVRWELLKESALVALAGIALGVPSGIALGHGLLPVIATTTAIGAKLVTADAIIAVRPESILLAASLGLASVVFAALIPARRAATVPVVETLRNQSVEDTRASSQSVLGPVLACVAGVLVALHLALGSASTGLVASALVVVSVAVLSRSLLTLLATPLGVLGVRIGGAPGRFAVANLLRAPRHTALTIATLGVGFGTVLWLWTLARSFEQSVIAVMPGVLRGDLVVSSANVGAGYVEAPVDDVILGELAAVPGVAAIVGEQTADWHYADGPIALNAFDPSYFADSVFGEWRLVGRSLPNAMHAVSRGDGVLVSENFVRNLEQGVGDLLTLETPNGPVSLRIVGMTRDFLSPRGTVILSRDLYREVWRDTHVTHALVRVSPTTTPEAVRDEIQRSLGTRYHIRVLRLGELVEWFAEQVRRAFTGLDVLAGFVLVVVLVGVGDSLALGMLERTRELGVARALGVRRRVLGWIIVGEALILGVIGVVVAIVIGLSLGVLWVESTFPALLGWTLTLHTPVAQTAELAIVAIVICLVAACLPALRAIRLDPATVLRAEQ, from the coding sequence ATGGGCTTTTTGCGAATGCCGCGACGGTTTCTCCGCGGCGGCATGACGCGAATGCTCTTCACGGTAGCAGCCGTGGCCTGTGGCGTGGCGCTCGTCTGTGCGATCGACCTCGTGAATCGCGCGGTGTACGCATCCTTCGTCGATATCCTCGATACGATGGCTGGGCGCGCGTCCCTGCACGTCTCGGCGGGGGGAGGAGCGCTGTTGCCGGAGGACGTCGCAGAGACGATTCGAAAGGTTCCGGGCGTCGAGCTCGCGGTCCCGGTCGTCAGCTCTTGGGCCTTCACGACGGATGGAACGGGCGAGCAGCTCACGGTCCACGGCATAGACGTCACGAGTGATGACGCGATCCGCGTCTACGAGCCCGGTGAGTCATCGCCGGACCTCGACGACCCGATCGTATTTCTGAACAACCGTGACTCGGTCGTCCTGACGGAGGTCTTCGCACGTCGGCACGGGTTCGCCATCGGTGATGCAATCGACCTCGACACACCGACAGGCCGCCAACGCTTCGTCGTGCGTGGGCTCCTGGCGCCAAAGGGAATCGCACGAATACAAGGTGGCAACCTGCTCGTGATGGACATCGACGCTGCGGAGCTTGCGTTCACGCGACGCGGCCTCGTGAATCGGATCGACGTCGTGGTTCGTCGCGACGTCGACGTCTCAACCGTTCGCTTCGGGATCCTTTCCGTTCTTCCGCCAGGTCTTCGGTGCGAAGCACCGGAGCAGCGCCGCCTTGATCTGCACAAGGTGATGCGATCGGTCCAGACGCTGCTGCAAGCCGTAGGCATCTTCGGTCTCTTCGCGGCCTTCCTGATCGCCTACAGTCGGCTCTCGGCCGTATTCGAGGCCCGAGTAGGGCAACTCGCCATTCTGCGAGCCGTCGGTGTCCGAACGAGCCGGGTCCGGTGGGAGCTCCTGAAGGAAAGTGCCCTCGTCGCGCTCGCCGGTATCGCGCTTGGGGTACCTTCGGGGATTGCCCTTGGCCACGGTCTTCTACCGGTTATCGCCACGACGACGGCGATCGGAGCCAAGCTTGTCACCGCCGACGCCATCATCGCCGTGCGTCCCGAGTCGATTCTGCTTGCCGCGAGTCTCGGGCTCGCGTCCGTGGTGTTCGCCGCCCTGATCCCGGCACGAAGGGCAGCGACCGTCCCGGTGGTGGAGACGCTTCGCAACCAGAGTGTCGAAGACACCCGCGCGTCTTCGCAGAGCGTCCTGGGCCCCGTCTTGGCGTGCGTCGCTGGCGTCCTCGTCGCGCTGCACCTGGCATTGGGATCGGCGAGCACGGGCCTCGTCGCCAGTGCACTCGTCGTGGTTTCGGTTGCAGTGCTGAGTCGCTCGCTACTTACCCTACTCGCGACCCCTCTCGGCGTACTCGGGGTGCGGATCGGGGGCGCACCAGGGCGGTTCGCCGTCGCGAACCTGTTGCGAGCCCCACGCCACACGGCATTGACCATCGCGACCTTGGGGGTCGGATTCGGCACGGTACTATGGCTGTGGACGCTTGCGAGGAGCTTCGAACAATCGGTGATCGCGGTCATGCCCGGGGTGCTGCGCGGGGATCTCGTGGTCAGCTCGGCCAACGTGGGCGCCGGATACGTCGAAGCTCCCGTCGACGACGTCATTCTGGGCGAACTGGCTGCAGTCCCTGGCGTGGCAGCGATCGTCGGTGAACAAACTGCCGACTGGCACTATGCCGATGGCCCGATTGCACTCAATGCGTTCGATCCCAGCTATTTCGCGGATTCGGTCTTCGGCGAATGGCGGCTCGTCGGGCGGTCGCTTCCGAACGCGATGCACGCAGTCTCGCGAGGCGACGGTGTCCTGGTCTCGGAAAACTTCGTGCGCAATTTGGAGCAGGGCGTCGGCGACTTGCTCACGCTCGAGACCCCGAACGGACCCGTGAGTCTGCGCATAGTCGGGATGACACGCGACTTCCTCTCCCCGCGAGGAACGGTCATCCTGAGTCGGGACTTGTATCGCGAAGTCTGGCGCGACACTCACGTAACCCACGCCCTGGTACGCGTATCGCCCACCACAACCCCCGAGGCGGTCCGCGACGAAATCCAGCGATCCCTTGGAACGCGATACCACATTCGGGTGCTTCGACTCGGCGAGCTCGTAGAGTGGTTTGCGGAGCAGGTCCGTCGCGCCTTCACCGGGCTCGACGTGCTCGCGGGATTCGTGCTCGTCGTCGTCCTCGTTGGGGTCGGCGACTCGCTTGCGCTCGGGATGCTGGAGCGAACTCGCGAGCTTGGTGTCGCCCGGGCGCTGGGGGTGCGACGTCGCGTACTCGGGTGGATCATCGTGGGCGAGGCCTTGATTCTCGGCGTCATTGGTGTCGTCGTCGCGATCGTCATCGGACTGAGTCTCGGCGTCTTGTGGGTCGAGTCGACGTTCCCCGCTCTGCTCGGCTGGACACTCACGCTGCACACGCCGGTCGCGCAGACGGCCGAACTGGCGATCGTCGCCATCGTCATCTGCTTGGTCGCCGCTTGTCTGCCTGCCCTGCGGGCTATTCGCCTGGACCCAGCCACGGTGCTTCGAGCGGAGCAATGA